CTGGTTGTTTTTATCCAACCAAAATTTTGAAAAGGACACACCATGTTCATAGAAGTTTTCAAAAGCAAAATACACCGCGTGCGCGTCACGCAAGCCGACTTGAACTACATCGGCAGCATCACCATTGACGAGGAGTTGATGGAGGCAGCCAACATCATGGAAGGCGAAAAGGTGCAAATCGTGAACAACAACAACGGCGAGCGCTTCGAGACCTACACTATCCGCGGGGAGCGCGGCAGCGGGGTCATCTGCCTCAATGGTGCCGCTGCCCGGCGCGTGCAAGTCGGTGACGTTGTGATAATCATTTCCTACGCGCTGATGACACCGGAAGAAGCCAAACTGTTCAGCCCC
This genomic interval from Saprospiraceae bacterium contains the following:
- a CDS encoding aspartate 1-decarboxylase translates to MFIEVFKSKIHRVRVTQADLNYIGSITIDEELMEAANIMEGEKVQIVNNNNGERFETYTIRGERGSGVICLNGAAARRVQVGDVVIIISYALMTPEEAKLFSPIAIFPDEHNRLVKNGG